TATCTAATTCCAGATTAGCATCCAGTACCGCTTGCGCCGTTGTAGGGCCAAAGGCTGCAATACGCGTATTGTTTTGTTTAAAGTCCGGGAAATTTACAAATAAAGAATGTATTCCGGATGGACTAAAAAAAGCAATGCAATCGTATTTTACTTCGGCTAGATCAGATAAGTCAGCAGCTACTGTTTTGTAAATAACGGCTTCGGTAAAGTTAAAATTGTTGGCCCGCATAAACTCCGGAATATCGTCTTTCCGGATATTAGAGCAAGGATACAGAAACTTTTCGTTCTTATGCTTCTTAATAACCTCAAATAAGTCAGTAGCCGTCTTTTCGCCAGTAAATAATTTACGCTTGCGAAGTACTATATATTTTTGCAGGTAATACGCGGTTTGTTCAGAAATACAAAAGTATTTCATCTCGGCTGGCATTTCAATCTTACTTTCGGCACAAATCCGGAAGAAGTGGTCAACGGCATTACGACTCGTGAAAATAACAGCAGTATGCTCCAGAATATTAACCTTATCTTTCCGGAACTCTTTGTAAGGTACAGGTTCCACTTGAATAAACTCCCGAAAATCTACCTTAATGCCATACTTTTGAGCCAGCGTTAAATAAGG
The sequence above is a segment of the Adhaeribacter swui genome. Coding sequences within it:
- a CDS encoding uroporphyrinogen-III synthase is translated as MAESKEKPGTDKHAVKIKSILVTQPKPTNDNSPYLTLAQKYGIKVDFREFIQVEPVPYKEFRKDKVNILEHTAVIFTSRNAVDHFFRICAESKIEMPAEMKYFCISEQTAYYLQKYIVLRKRKLFTGEKTATDLFEVIKKHKNEKFLYPCSNIRKDDIPEFMRANNFNFTEAVIYKTVAADLSDLAEVKYDCIAFFSPSGIHSLFVNFPDFKQNNTRIAAFGPTTAQAVLDANLELDIVAPMPNAPSMTGAIELYIQKQAGKK